In Paenibacillus sp. J23TS9, a single genomic region encodes these proteins:
- a CDS encoding sulfatase — MSTNRGKRPNILFIMSDDHAAHAMSCYDSKINETPHIDRIADEGMRMDNCFCTNAICTPSRASILTGTYNHINGVRTLSDRLDGRQLTMPKLLQENGYQTAIVGKWHLGHGGESDPTGFDYWSVLPGQGDYHDPSFIEMGRSITEKGYATDIITDKSIDWLEKRDKEQPFFLMCHHKAPHRPWIPDEKHAHMYEDIDIPEPETFNDDYSNRASAAEAAIMRIDRDLTKRDLKIDPPEHLEGAALKSWKYQRYIKDYLRCVASVDDNVGRLLDYLEAEGLREDTIVIYTSDQGFFLGDHGWYDKRFMYEESLRMPFVIRYPREIEAGSVDKHIVLNVDFASLFLDYAGIEIPESMQGYSFRTILQGEDPQEWRKSMYYRYWEHLSEHGVYAHYGIRTDQYKLIYYYADALGTNGSVDEPKVPEWELFDLKKDPQEMINVYNDPDYEHIVEVMEKELHRLQEEVQDERFIYGGK; from the coding sequence ATGAGTACAAACCGCGGTAAGCGTCCCAATATTCTTTTTATTATGAGTGACGATCATGCAGCTCATGCTATGAGCTGTTATGACAGCAAAATTAATGAAACACCCCATATTGACCGGATTGCTGATGAGGGAATGCGAATGGACAACTGTTTCTGTACGAACGCGATTTGCACACCGAGCCGTGCAAGTATTTTGACAGGTACATATAACCATATCAACGGAGTCAGAACTCTGTCAGACCGTCTGGATGGACGCCAGCTCACCATGCCGAAGCTGCTTCAGGAGAACGGCTATCAAACGGCCATCGTTGGCAAATGGCATTTGGGACATGGGGGAGAGAGTGATCCGACAGGCTTCGATTATTGGAGCGTTCTCCCGGGACAGGGAGATTATCATGATCCGAGTTTTATAGAAATGGGACGCAGTATAACAGAGAAAGGCTATGCGACGGATATCATTACAGACAAGTCGATTGATTGGCTGGAGAAAAGGGATAAGGAACAGCCCTTTTTCCTGATGTGCCACCACAAAGCACCCCATCGGCCATGGATTCCGGATGAAAAGCACGCGCATATGTACGAGGATATCGACATTCCGGAGCCGGAAACGTTCAACGATGATTATTCGAATCGGGCAAGCGCGGCGGAGGCCGCGATTATGCGGATTGACCGTGATTTAACAAAGCGGGATTTGAAAATCGACCCTCCGGAACATCTTGAGGGTGCAGCGCTCAAGAGCTGGAAATACCAGCGGTACATTAAAGATTACTTGCGCTGTGTTGCCTCGGTTGATGACAATGTAGGAAGGCTGCTGGACTATCTGGAAGCGGAGGGCTTACGTGAGGATACGATTGTCATTTATACTTCGGATCAAGGTTTTTTCCTGGGAGATCATGGCTGGTATGACAAGCGGTTTATGTATGAGGAATCCTTGCGTATGCCTTTTGTAATCCGATATCCGCGAGAAATTGAAGCAGGAAGCGTAGATAAGCATATCGTTCTGAATGTGGATTTCGCTTCCTTATTTCTGGATTATGCGGGGATCGAAATTCCAGAATCCATGCAGGGCTATAGCTTCCGCACTATTCTCCAAGGTGAAGATCCGCAGGAATGGCGCAAATCAATGTACTACCGCTACTGGGAGCATTTGTCCGAGCACGGCGTATACGCGCATTACGGCATTAGAACGGATCAATACAAGCTGATTTATTATTACGCGGATGCACTGGGTACAAATGGTTCCGTCGATGAACCGAAGGTACCGGAGTGGGAGCTTTTCGATCTCAAAAAAGATCCGCAGGAAATGATTAACGTGTACAACGACCCGGATTACGAGCATATCGTCGAAGTCATGGAAAAGGAGCTGCATCGTCTTCAGGAAGAAGTGCAGGATGAGCGGTTTATATACGGAGGAAAATAG